The stretch of DNA GCAGGATGAGGCCGGCCTCCAGGAGCTTCACCTGCCGGAATTGCCACTGGTGGTACTCCTCGCCGTCGGCGAACTCCGCAGGCTTCAGCTGCCGGAGGAGCTCCAGCGGCAGGACGATCGTCTCCGGCCTCCTGCCCACCTGCGCAGATCAAACTTGATCAGTGCCGTGCCGCCATGGATTGCTTCAACGATGCTAGCTGCTCGTATGCGTTGGGGCGCCGCCGACCTGCCCGACGACGGTGCGCATGAGCgtgcggcgcaggcgcgcgTCGCTCTGGTCGGTGACCCGCATCTGCTGCCGCATGATCTCCGCCGACGTCATCGGCCGGCGCGAGCGGCCGGGGGAGCCCGGGCCCGACGTCTGGCTGAGCGTGCGCGCCATCATGGGCTGCCCCCCCAACGACAGCCGCCTCGGCCTGAGGCCCAGCGCCTTCTTGACCCGGCCGCCCatgacgccggcgccggcgcctccccTCGCGCCAGCGCCGGCCATGGGCGACGACACCTCCCCAtcggccgcgccgctgccgttACCCCTGCTCGGTGCCGCGCCGGAGGAGCGGCATGACATGAAGAAGATCTCGTACGCGGTCTCGTGGAGCTCGACGGGGCCGAGCGCGTCGACGCTGCTGAAGGGGCTCTCGAGGTCCGCCGCCGCGAAGTCGAGCTCAGTGATGTCCGACCGCGTCGCCGTGGAGCTCGCCGAGGCAGAGCGCGAGCGCTGGTGGCGCCCCATCATCCTCCCGGCACGGCAGAGCCACCGAGAGAGGCAGCCGGGGGGGCGCGCACGCGCGATGGGGAGTTTGGGAGGGAGACCCGCGAGGACTCCGAGAGAAGTGACCAAGAATTGCAAGGGCCAGCGCATGCTGCGCCCAAAAGGGGCCAATGCTATCTCCGCGCCGCCATTGCAGGGGAACCAGGGGCTTGGCCGCTTGGGCTTTTGCCAGAATTTCTCACGCCTTGCTAGCTTGGCACCCAAAAGACCACTTGCGACGAGATCGTTTTATATTATTCTGCTAAAGCCACATGTAACTAGGAATTACCAGCGGTACATTCTGCCACGCAATACATACCGTTTGAACTGATACAAATCCTAAATTTCAAGAACCAGGCTCGAAAATTTTGAGCACTGAATGCCTGGCAATGCAGAGACAGATTTTAAACAGGAAACGAactcaagttttttttaaagacACGGCATATATGGTACTATGATGCTGCAGAGTGAAGTAATTAGCTTATATGGTACTATGATGCTACAGAGTCATGAGCATTAAGAAAATTTATACGGGGATACCAAGCATTGCACAGACATTCTAAGAAACAGGTCAAACAACAATTATCCATCCAGTACTTATTTCATGAGAATGCATCAAAGGACAAATTTAAGTACTCTCCAATCGGTTTACTCCATAATACATGCATCCAGTACTTACTAATAAAAGATCATTTTACTCCATAATACATGCCTCTAAATGACTCCTGATTAATGGAATACATAACCTTGTCCTTTTTTGCCTAGCACCGCATGTGGAAAACCAAGCGGTTGTATCGTCTGATTCACCTAAAACAACCAGAGATAGCAAGGTACAGTTAACACATTTATGGCAGTCCGAACATTAATAACGCCCCATACAAGCAATTTCTTCATCCAAATTAACAGGTCTCATCTCTTAGTTGTGCAATGTACAAGGGTCCCTGTTGGTCCCTAttgtatgatgacctgtatcagcggctaggcacgaaagaagaggagaaggacatttataggatggctaagatccgcgagcggaagacaagggacatcaaccaaatcaaatgcattaaggatgggacagatcgactgctagtgaaggatgaagagatcatggatagatagagagagtacttcgataagttgtttaatggggagagtgaggggcCTACCcatgagttagatgactcttttgacgataccaacagacgttttgtgaggagaatttaggaggtagagatcgggaaggctttgaagaggataaAGGGAGGTAAAgtgatgggccctgatggtatccccattgaggtgtggagatgcctaggagatagagcaatagtatggttaactaagctttttaatctcatttttcggtcaaacaagatgctggaagaatggaggagaagtatattagtacctatcttcaaaaacaagggcgatgttcaaagttgtactaactaccgtgggattaagctgatgagccatacgatgaagctttgggagagggttatcgagcatcgcctaagaagagtgacaagtgtgacccaaaaccaatttgggttcatgcctggaaggtcaaccatagaggcgattttcttaatacgacaattgatggagagatatagggagcagaagaaggacttgcacatggtcttcattgaccttgagaaggcatatgacaaagtaccgagaaatgtcatgtggtgggccttggagaagcttggagaagcacaaagtcccaactaagtacattaccctcattaaggatatgtacaaggatgcgacgacgctTGTCcagacatgtgatggcaacaccactgactttcctattaacataggtctacaccaggggtcagcattgagcccttatttatttgctttagtgatggatgaggtcacaagggatatacaaggtgagatcccttggtgtatgctctttgctgatgatgtgatgctagttgacgagagtagggcaggggttaacaggaagttagagctgtggagacgcacgttagagtcgaaagggttcagacttagtaggaccaagaccgaatacatgatgtgcgatttcagcgcgactaggcatttggggggagacgttagtctagatgggcaagtggtggcccagaaggatacttttcggtatttaggatcggtgctacaaaaggatggcgacattgatgaagatgttaggcatagaatttcagctggctggttgaaatgacggcaagcttctggcatcctttgtgacaagagggtgccacaaaagctaaaaggcaaattctataggacagtaATTCGTCTgacgatgttatacggtgctgaatgttggcctacaaaaaggcgacatgtccagcaactgagtgtagcagagatgcggatgttgcggtggttttgcgggcacacaaggagggatagagtccggagcgaagttattcgggatagggtcggggtggcaccaattgagaagaaacttacccagcatcggctgagatggtttggacatgtccaacgaaggcctcctgaggcgccggtgcataATGTGGTTCTTGAGCggatcgataatgtaaagaggggtagagatagacctaaactgacgtggaatgagtcggttaagagagaccttaagaattaaaatatctctaaagagatagctttggataaaaacgcttggagactagctattaatgtgcctgaaccttgaacttatttctttcggatttcatctctagcctaccccaacttgcttgggaaaaaaactaTATTGTTATTGTTGTTGTCATCATCTCTTAGTTGTGCAATGTACAAGGGTCCCTGTTTACAGGTCATAGAAGGTGTGAAGCAACTTCAAGCCAAAAGCccaaaatatttcaaatataaatttatatcCCCACCTTTACCATCAGAAGTGGTGCCAAAATATCAACTGTGTGCAATTGGTTTAACATTTGAACTAACGTGGCAAGGAAATGCAGTAAGTAGAGCATAGCTATAACAGAGTAGACAATTCAGCATAGAATTCAATGGAATTCATACTAAACAAAAGAGGCACCAATGCTTGCATATCAAGGGATATATAAGTACATTGTTAGTATACTAGGGCATTATGCAACAATGCACTGTAGTGTAGCATCATCCCAGCAAAAAGAAGCCTCCAACACGGCGAGTCACCTATATGTTGGCAAGTTACTAGAACACAATACCATCACAGGCGCCAACCTTTGCACCACGCAGCCAAGACCTTGCTCATGCTTCCCAGACCAAGCAACAGTGCGTCCAGTTACCTCATCACACTCTGTTGAAAAAAGTTTTGGCATTAAAAGCTAAGCTTCAGGAGGGAAAAGCTTACGCCCAAAATGCAAACTCACTGAGACTTTCACTTGTGAAATCTGAACCTGGCCATATGAGGCAAGGTATCACATGAAGGTACATGTTTTTATTTTCAAATAGTTTATCTTTCCAAAACTTGAAGAAAACACAATCAAATAACTAATCTTTAAGTGATTAATGATGAAAAGAACAAATAAGTTCCCAAGGAATCAAATATATATACTATTCCCAGAGAAGAATCTCGAATTTGCAAAACAACGTTGTATTAGTATATGCTGAAAGAATTCAACCAGATTTATACTCACATCACAGTATCAGAAAGATGGCAAATACATCGCTTCAAATTGTACCCATAAGTGTGGTTGGTGTTTGTCTTAACTTTTTGTTATGTTGCATCTGAGTTATGATTACAAGTACTATATTGCTCAGCACTTTTTCTGCAACATGATCTAACAGCATACTAGGTGTTGGCGACACTTTATGAGAATCTTTGAGCTATCCCAGGCCAATGGTCCATAGAATAAGTTGTTTCAACATTTTCATCCGCTCAGTCTAACTTTACTCTTACAAGAACATTAAACCATAAATGAAAAATAAGTCAGCAGAGATTACATATCAAGGGATATAACCATATTGAGTATAATATGACATTGCAGAAGTGATAAAAAGGCATCATGACAACAGATGGAGGCCTTCAGCAGTAGAAGCCTAAAACAGGGCATATGTATATATTATACACCTTAACTGAATAACAGTCAACTGCTTATCAACATAGTCAACAGAACAcagagaaaaggggaaaaagacATGATGATGAGCCTATCTGCGTATATGCACAAGGCTTGGGAGTGCAGTGAGCATAAGCCATCAAAGGTCCATGCCAAATCATGTTAGCACTGGCCCCCTTGCAAGTTTTTTCTCAAAACAAAATTCAGTAATTTACTAAATTTGtaatagaaaaataaatgcACACTTTCAATGGTAAATACATTGAATCACTGTTTGTGTGGCCAACCTAATGTCTACTCTAGAATGATATTGCCCAACTGACAATATTTCACTATcactccgttccaaaatgtaggtcgttttgacttttctagattcatatattttgctatgtacttagacatatgttatatctaggtgcataacaaacactatgaatctagaaaagccaaaacaacctacattttggaacggaggaagtatCTATTTTTCTAGAGTGATATTATTGCCCAATTGACAATGTTTCATGATCATTTTTTGTCACCAAAGTATGTGCACTACAGCAAATCTGAAAGGAACAAAGCTCGAAATCGTCTAGAGTTATCTTTGGCGAGCTCCATAATTCCAAAAGGATTTTGCTGAATGAAACGTTAATATAGTGAATCTTTTATTCCACATACCACTATCCTGTAGCACAGCACAAGACCCTTCGGAAAATGAAGCACTTGAGCTGACATCTTGCACTCTGTCAACTCTCCAAGATGAAAACTTTCCACCAGCTCATCATGTAAACACAGAGTCACCTGCCTTTTTGAATGGCTGATTTAGTAGCCCTCGTCTGGGCGTCGCTAAAAAGGAATGTCATCCCATTCAACCTGTACAGAAAGGAGAGGTAGGAGGAAGGACAATTATTTCACTTGTCAAATTCCTTGAGTGCTCTACTACTTCTACAGTTGCTAGGCCTACATCATTCAAGTAGCTTCACAGGTAACTCCATTATCTATACTACCTTAGAAACTTGGTGCTACAATCTTGCTGCTAACAAGCTTACTGTTGCATGGAAAAGGAAATCTAGAGCCAAATGGATGGAATTCATAGCTTCATGATATACTTGAAGGATGTACCGTTCCAGCTACATAAAAAACACTTGCACTACAGTTGAACATATTGTTAGAAGAAGCTACAGTATCATATAACTAACACTGCATAGAAGTTCCAGGGTTGGCATCTGTTGCAAACCATGAATGTTTGTACTGGCATAACACCATAACTCCAACTTGAGCTAAACCAGATGGGTAAGCACAGCACCACAGGTCAACACAACCACAAAATACAGAACATTCCAGAATAGAAGTAGAACAAGATCCAGCATAGATACTACTGTCAAACACAAATATATGATCTGTAGAATAGAGGTACAACTAGATAATTTTGCCCATAAGCAGTCAAGCTACTCTAGCTTTTGAGACTAGAGATGAAGCAACCTGAAACTTCACTCATGGAAAAGCACACAGATGGATAAAGCTAAACTTAAAAATAATGCAAGATACTGCTACTCCACATTATAGCTACTTATTGACTAGAAGTTCTAGTAGTAAGCCACTAAAGGTTCAAGCATTCCAACCCGGAGAAATACTGATTTCACCAGCAAATGGACCATCTTCAGGAGGATGAGAACAATCAGATAGCACAGTAACAAACAATACATAGAATGCCCAGATGTGCTGGTTCATTTCAAAGACACTCTAATAGCCTCTCTTTACTGAGCAACCCTGGGTTGCACGCTGCCGTAGCCACTGCCATAATTTGATTGCCCTTCAGAACCTCCATTGACTGAACCACCAAATCCACCGCCTTGTGAAGGATCATTCCAAGCACCTGGATAAACAGAGTTACCACTCCCACTCCCATACCCTGCACCATATCCAGATACTCCACCACTAGCAGGATTGCCAGCACTGTCACTACGCGCTCCATAAGCGCCGTATCCTCCATGACTAGCATATGATGCATCCCCTCCATATCCTCCATACCCATAGCCCTGGCTGCCATAGCCTGCAGCTCCACCGGGGGCCTGACTTGTGGGAGCATTGCCACCACCAGAAGAGTTGTTCCAAGCACTATAGCCAGCATTGCCACCATAGCCTCCAGCACCATAAGCAGATGGAGCTTGACTGCCCCAGGGTCCTCTATTTGAGCCTGGAGGACCACCTTGGTAACCAGAGCCAGCCACATTCGGGTTGCCGTAAGGCCCACCATAAGCAGCAGGAACACCGCCATATGCTCCAGCCCCATAATTTCCATATCCAGCTCCAGGGTTAGCACCATATCCATATCCAGCTGCACCAGTACCATAACCCCCCGCACCATAGCCAGCATAGCCACTACCCTGCTGTGCTTGCCCATACCTGCCATCACTTCTACCATCATAGCCGCCAGAGTTTGCGCTATGGCCATTGTTGCTCTGATAGCCCCCGCCTCCTCCAGAAtgcccgccaccaccgccagggTTCGCCTCACGAGGCAGTGCACGCTTCACCTCCACCATCTTCCCACCCAGGTCGTGGAAGGTCTTGTGCAGCACGCGGTCAACCGCGTCCTCCGAGTCAAAAGTGATGAAGCCGAACCCCCTGGGACGTTGCGTGTTCTGGTCGTACATCACGACAACGTCAGTGACTACACCGTAGGTCTGGAAATACTGCCGGAACCCCTCCTCCGTCAGAGTGGAGGGCAGCCCGCCCACAAAAATCTTCTTCGTCCGCGCCCCACCAgcatcgccgccgacgccgccgccgccgcctccaccaccagAGTTCCGCCCGCCGCTAGGGTTCGCAGCCTTAGTGGCCTGCTGCTCCTCCCGCGAGAGCGCCCGCTTCACATCGACCTGAGGCAACAAAAGTACCAGCAAACCGGAGAGAAatcctcgtcaagctcggccGGTGGGGGCAGATCGGGAGACGACCGAAGCGAATATTCCGCGCGGGGTTGCGAATATTCGGCCTAGGGTTTCGAGCGGGGCGAGAGGCGGGGGATGGCGCCGTACCGTGCGGCCGTCGAGGGTGTGGGGGTCCTGCAGCGCGCGGTCGACGACGGCGGGGTCGGCGAAGACGACGAAGCCGAAGCCGCGGGGGCGGCCGGTGAGCTTGTCGCGCATGACGGCGGCCTGGGTGACCTCGCCGTAGGAGGAGAAGTGCTCGCTCAGCTTCTCCTCCGTCGTCTCCCAGGAGATGCCG from Panicum virgatum strain AP13 chromosome 9K, P.virgatum_v5, whole genome shotgun sequence encodes:
- the LOC120650815 gene encoding heterogeneous nuclear ribonucleoprotein 1-like, with translation MESDQGKLFIGGISWETTEEKLSEHFSSYGEVTQAAVMRDKLTGRPRGFGFVVFADPAVVDRALQDPHTLDGRTVDVKRALSREEQQATKAANPSGGRNSGGGGGGGGVGGDAGGARTKKIFVGGLPSTLTEEGFRQYFQTYGVVTDVVVMYDQNTQRPRGFGFITFDSEDAVDRVLHKTFHDLGGKMVEVKRALPREANPGGGGGHSGGGGGYQSNNGHSANSGGYDGRSDGRYGQAQQGSGYAGYGAGGYGTGAAGYGYGANPGAGYGNYGAGAYGGVPAAYGGPYGNPNVAGSGYQGGPPGSNRGPWGSQAPSAYGAGGYGGNAGYSAWNNSSGGGNAPTSQAPGGAAGYGSQGYGYGGYGGDASYASHGGYGAYGARSDSAGNPASGGVSGYGAGYGSGSGNSVYPGAWNDPSQGGGFGGSVNGGSEGQSNYGSGYGSVQPRVAQ